A window of the Microtus pennsylvanicus isolate mMicPen1 chromosome 4, mMicPen1.hap1, whole genome shotgun sequence genome harbors these coding sequences:
- the LOC142848295 gene encoding histone H2B type 1-M, whose translation MPEPTKSAPAPKKGSKKAVTKAQKKDGKKRKRSRKESYSVYVYKVLKQVHPDTGISSKAMGIMNSFVNDIFERIAGEASRLAHYNKRSTITSREIQTAVRLLLPGELAKHAVSEGTKAVTKYTSSK comes from the coding sequence ATGCCTGAGCCAACAAAGTCCGCGCCCGCCCCGAAGAAGGGCTCCAAGAAGGCCGTGACCAAGGCTCAGAAAAAGGACGGCAAGAAGCGCAAGCGCAGCCGCAAGGAGAGCTACTCGGTGTACGTGTACAAGGTGCTGAAGCAGGTCCACCCCGACACCGGCATCTCTTCCAAGGCCATGGGCATCATGAACTCGTTCGTCAACGACATCTTCGAGCGCATCGCGGGCGAGGCGTCGCGCCTGGCGCATTACAACAAGCGCTCGACCATCACGTCCCGGGAGATCCAGACGGCCGTGCGCCTGCTGCTGCCCGGGGAGCTGGCCAAGCACGCCGTGTCCGAGGGCACCAAGGCCGTCACCAAGTACACCAGCTCCAAGTGA